The genome window ACGTGTGAAATGGTACCTGGTTCTTAGGAGCAgggtggtgctgctgccagaggctGGGATTGCTGGCCAAGCCCTTGAAATGTTGAACACACTGGCAGGTCTGGATAGTAAAAATCAGCACACACtgaagggaattttgggatctGGCATACCCAGCAAAGCTGCTACTTAAACCTTGAAGAGTTAGTCTTCCTCCACTCTTGTAGCATCATGTAGATAATGTAGTGtagctttattttttcattggATACATCTTATTCTTTGCTGTCTGCCATATAATGGTGTTTTAATCctgcttctgttttctgtctGTTGCTGAACCCTTATTTCCAGCTCTGGCCATGCTGTTGGAAAGATGCACACTAAGCACACGCAGCGTTCCAGATGATGGGATAATTGGTGACCTGTGAAACAGTCACTTGGGGTCCCTTCCTTGCATAGTGGCAGCCAAAATAATCATGTCCTGACCTGTTTGGGGGTGTCCAGGAGTCCTTGCTGGATGTTGCTAATTTAGAACTTATGTCCATGCTCAAGACTTTCACTTCAGTGTAAACAAAGTTATGCTGTGTGCTGTGAAGCTTTTTTCACAGGTTCCCTCAGGAGTTGTTGCACCACAGGTAGAAGTATAGTGGGTGATGCTCTGTAGTTAATGTGAATTGTGCTGCTGGCTTAAAATAGGTATAACTTATAAACAGTGTGAGCCTAACTGAGGCCAGAAAGTTGCTGAAACTGTTATTTTTAATGTGATCAGGTCATGCTTAGAGGTCTGTAAAGAACAAAAATTATGCTGGGCTTTTCTGAAGTTTGGTGGTCTCTGCGTTGGTGCTTGAGAAATCTTTGGCTTTTCCAGTAAGATTCTTGTTGTACAGCTGAGTGTCACAATTTATCCATGTTAATGAGCAGAACTTGGAGACTTCACTGAATAATTTGAGGAATAACagtggaggaaaggagggagcTGATAGTTTTCCTAATAACCACCTCTGAGGTAATTGAAATCTGACTTCTGTCTTCAGGAGCTTTGTGTTGATGCAATAGTAAAAGAGGAAGGTGAGGGAGTTGCAATGGGGAGGAActtgctgcaggctgcagctgtTGTCTTGTTTGGTGTGGTTTTCTTCTGTCTAAGGTAGAGGCTCAGGGTTCCAGGTGTCCTCCTCCAGCGGGGtttgggagcagctgtgagCAGAAGTATGTAACTTGGGCGCAGTAAAAATGTTCCAAAAAGCTGAATTTGTAAATGATGCAACTTTCCCTGTTCTCAATGGGGCTCTTGTAATGCCCTGACAGTGAGGTTGGTTTCCTGGTTTGTTTTAGCTGCCATTGAGGCCCTGCTGTAGGAAGCCAGGGAGCCTTGTTCTTTATGAAGCTGCTAGAACAGCTGTAGCTCTATCCATCATAGGGATAAATAGGAGTCCCATAGAAGAGTTGAAAGCCTTCTTCCCTTATCTGGCAAACATATCTAGCATCCTTCATTATCATCCTGTCACTGAGTCTTGGTCAGTTAATCAAGTttcctgagaaggaaaaaatgtgtttgcCTACATTTTTTCATGGTGTTACTATTTTTCCTCcgcataggaaaaaaaaatattttatgtccAATTGTTGAAAACAACTGACGTGAAAGAGGAGTTATTGAAGAAAGCTTCAGCAGGcactggtttgttttcctgCCACCATTATCCCAGCTGGTAGCTGGCTGTATCCTGGTGGGTCCAAAAGTAGTGTCAACGTGCCTTTGACGCAAGATGGCCAGGAATGCAGTGTGTAAATAACCTCAGGTCTGCTTATAACTGGTTCCTTTGAGAGCTACGGCCCAGTTTGTATTGGAGAAGGTGCCATTCCTTGGAGCACTTGTTTACCTATTTATTGAGGTCAGCAAAGTGAGGAGTAATTACAGGATTTAGACTTGACAACAGGCTTCTGATGTATGAGAGCCCCAGAGTGTGAAATTGAAAAGCTAAGTGGCTTGGTGCTATTGTTTGCTTGATAAAAACTCCTAATATGCtcttgaagatttttttattttgtcataGCCATTTAAGTTTTATTTAAGGGATAGAGCATTGCATTCTGGCCATGGCAGAGCAATGCTTGACAATGCATCTGATAGGAATTTCAGGAGATAGTTAACTTTCTGAGAAAAGGCATGAGACAGATATTATATGGCAAGTGACTTCGTAGGCAGTGTGGTGGTTTTTGACTAGACAGTGATAAACATCTCCTTTAATTTTCAGAGGCTTTGTATGAGTTAGTCTTCCAGGTGTTTTTAAGTCAGCCTGTGTTTTTCAGAGCTGTCTTTGTTTTAAATGCAGAAACACATTCTGCTGAGCAGGTTTGATTTGGGTCACACCAAACCCCCCAGGTAAACAGCAGAGGCCACCACTCTTGTCTGTGATGACAGAAGGGGAAACTTTCTGAAATGAAGGATTAGTGAAAATGTACTGAAAAGTGCAACTGACTGGTGTGTAGTTGAAAGGAGATGTGCTGTAACCGAAGATAAAGTGGGAGCTGTACAATTCCAGGTCCTGTTGGCAGCAAACACTGGCGGCTGGAGCTGTGCATGCTAATGAACCCATGAAAGATAGGGAGAAAAGGGCCGTGGTGCTCCTGCCAAAGTGCTAATTCTTACCTTGCTTATGAAGATCAAGTATCTTGCTCAGATTTAAAAATCCGTTTCTTTTATGCTTACAGTAAAAGGTTGAAGAATGTGGTCATACCTAGTCAATTAAAACAGCATTCTTTAGCTCTTCCCTGGCTTTCTGCTGAGACCCAGGCAGTGCTCTCTGCTTGCTGCGAGGCCAGCAGTGCAGGAGCAGGCTTCATCAGTCTTTGTTAGCATGGTGAGCTGCGTTGATGAACAGTTCATTAACCAGGAGAGGCAGAATCAGTCTTTTAATACACTTGCTATCGCAGCTTGGCCCTGACAGTGAGCAGAAAACCTCAGGAGGCTTGTCTGAGCACTAAaacctttctgctgctctgaaaCGAATCTTTTCCCCTCCTTCCACAGGCCTTTGAGTAGCAGCATTCATTAAAATGCTTCTTTAATAGTACGGCGTATGTAGGATTTCATGGTTCAAACCCAGCAAATGGGACAATAACATACACACTTGCAGAAGAAACCTGTTCTGACTCTTCCAGGCACCTCTCAAGGCTCACTGTGGTATTAATTGTTTCATTGTAAAATGCGTAAGATTGAGGTAACAGTTAAAACAAATAACCAGAGGCATCTGGCAGCGTGTGGATCCCTGGCACGCCGCGGCGGAATGGGGCAGACGTGTTCCCAGCAGTCCAGGCACGCTCGTCGGGAGCTTCAGAGGGTGAAATTTCACTAGGAACAAATCAAAGTCTGTGGTTTTTTTGCCCTGGGGTGttgggaggggagaggggaatggGCCACATGAATCCATACTTGCTGCAGATGCAGATCTAAGAGCTTGTTTTCTAGCAAGAGTAAAACCTGAGCTGTTGCAGGATGCACCTTAGGATTCAGCTTGGATTTATGCTGCAGCAAGCACACGGGGATCATTTGTTACTCTCCTCCTTCCACCCCCCTTCCCTGCTTCTGTTAGCAAAAGATTCGTTTGGGGCAGGGAGCTACTGCTTCATCCAAACATTTGAGGTGAAGCAGCCAGCAGTGGAGGCTTTGGTGCTCTCATCTAGAGCCTGATCTCTTGTTCATCCAAGCCCTCCAGGAAATGAGAAACATAAGCTGCAGGTATGTCAGTGCATATATGCAGAGCGCTGCGTTTCTGGAGCGCCTGGAACACGGAGGCCTCTGAAACCCTGCACTCCTCCTCAAAATGGCTGCCAGATGTGTTGGCTCTACTGAATTCCCCGGAGCCTGACACCAGAAATGCTGAGGTTATTACCAGCTTGGCTCTTGCTGTGTTCTTCTTCAGTCTTCCAGGCACAGTGTTGCAAGAGGGAGTGTGACCCCGGATGGCTGCAGTACCTGCAGAGGCAGTCGCTGGCACACGGGCCAGCTCGGGGCAAGGCTCGCCGGGACTCTGTTTAAACAAAGGAAGTGTGTTTGTTTTCACAGTCCGGGCTtgggagcctgggctgggatcctGTGCCATTTCCCTGTGCTAGGAGCAAGATTCTGGAGGAAGACAGACTCTCCCTTTGCTGCAAAGCACAGCTCTTCCTGGCCAGCAAGTGTGCATCTTATCCTCCCTGGCTTGTCAGGGCTGGAGACTGGAAAGCTTAACTGAGATTTGGTTTGGTATTTGTAGGTGCAATAAACAGTGTAGAGATTCCTGCCATGAACCAACATCTAGCTTCCCATGCTTGTGTGGCTTTCTTGGGCCAGCCTTATAAGCTACTGTACTTCTTGATCCCCTTGTAACCCAGTCAGTCCCAGTGGATCCTTGAAATATGTTTCCCAGTCAGTGGGAAATGGAGCTTCCAGATCCTGTGGTAGTGCATCCATGTGTTCAGCACAAGAGAGCAGACTTGCTAAGAGCTGCCTCTAGCAAAACTCAGGAGAACTTTGAGAAGTATTATGTTAAGCCACACTGCATGGTAaatggctgggttttgccagcAGGTACATTTTCCCTGCCACACTCAGCAGTTTGCTCAAATAACAAATCTTAATGATAAAGAGGTGTTGGAAAGTACTTGAGTTAGTAGTAGGATCTGTAAGGAAAATGTATCATCTAACATATGCTGCTCTGCCTTTTACTGAGGAAAAGTGTTTCTCAAAATAGTCCTCCTTACTCCTTAGTCTAATTTGCTTTGGTTTATTTCTAGCATCAAAATGAGAATGTCATTTCAGTGTGATACAGCTTTTATAGTAAGTGCAGATCCATGTGAGTAGGATGTATCCTGTGCTTCGTAGCCAAGGCAAGCTGGATATGGTGACACTTGTAAGAGTATTTGGGTTGTCTTAAGATAGAAGGTGGTTTCTACCATTAAGTAAGTGTGCCCAGGGATGGAGTACATGGGAGGTGGTGGGTAAACCTCATGGCAGCTCGTTCAGTTGGACTCACTGCAAATTCAAGGGATGGAAATGCCTGGATGTATGACTGTGCTTGCTGCACTGGAATCTGTGTAGTCTCACATGGAGTAACCAAGTTATTTAAGGAGGTGTGGTGTTTGGGGGGGAGGTATGTGTGTGGCACACCAGTGAATCTTCCACTTATCTTTGCTGTTCAAGTCTGAGAGTGCTCTGAAACCGTGGAGCTGAGATGGGTGTCATGGAAGACTGGCTTCTTGGAGGTGTCTGGCTAAGTGGATGTATGGGAGAGCGAATCCAGGGAGCTTCACCATAAATTAAAGGAAGTGCCTGGGAGTggaactgcagagctgccctgactCTGGCTGTGTACGTGAGAAGAGTTCCAGAAATGACAGTAAATAACAGTAAAGCTTTGCTTTGTGTTTCTCTTGTAGCAACCCTCCGCTCAGCGAGGAGATGCTGCCGCCGGGGGAGTGGATGTGCCACCGCTGCACCGTGCGCCGCAAGGTAAAGCCTCTCGGGACAGACACAATCCCTGCCCTTCCAAATGGCCCTCTGAAACCTGAATCCTGTGGTTTATACCTGCCTCTCCCTTCGTGTGTGCTTAGACAACCAGAGCTGCTTCTTTGTGCTCATGTTTGCAAAGGGCTTTGTTAGGAAAGGGCTTAAAGAAACCTAAGGATATTTTAACCTCACTACTAGGAAGTAAAACTGAAGTGCCTGATACCTTCTTGTCAATCTGTACCTTTTaaactgttttcctttcccccaTTTCTGGAAAGGAGGGAGAGCTGAGGCACAGAGGAAATGGGAATGGCTCCTGTGCTTGAGGAGGTGAGCTGTCTACAGGCAGAATGGCAGTCACGTTAATACAGCTTTGCCATCAGGGCTCTGATTCTACTTAATATGTGTTTTTTAGAAGATTGACTTCACAGCAGTTGTACATCAGCAGAGGGTGAAATCACAGTGAGTTATGATTTCCTGGGCTGTTGAACAGGATGGGAAGGAGATGATTGGGCAATATTGTAgcttgtcttttatttttttgccttgaTGCTCTTTCTCCAGGAAGCTGTCTTGCACAATGTAAACATCTTATTGCTGTGACCACGTAGGGCTGCATAGCAGAGGGTTTAGAAACTGCACCAAGCTATCTAGCAACTGTTCCCTTGAAGTGACACCCAAAACAGATTGGAAGAAAACTGTGTGCTCAGCCTTTTGTTCATGAAGTGATTGCCTTGTTATGTTTCCAGGGCACTGTTCAGCCATCTGCCAACAATAGAAATGAAGGTCACAACtcaaaaaacaaataataaagtaaaaagagagagaaaaggagaataTACCCAACTTTTCTATATTAAAAATTGCCTGAAAACACTTTGCTCCCTTTGCAGACCGTGTTAGTGATGGAGTAGATTGGTTCCTCCATATGGGTGATGCTGGAACAGTGCACAGTTGCCCATCCCAGGCCATACAACGTCTCCTCTGTTGCAAAATGGATCTTGTGGTGATGGCAATCTGTAGTTTTCCTCTGCTGCACCTTGTTCAAGATTCCTGTCATCAGGAGATAGCAGAGTTTTGTTTGTATGTTGTGCTTGTATTCTCAAGCTGACCTTCTCAGCCTCTGATGGGTTTGTATGCAGTGCCAGGGTTAGTAAAGTGCATCAACAGTGAACAGTTTGCTGTCGAGTTTCTCAGTGTTGGTAGCAAAGTAAACACTTGTCTGATTTTCAGATGTTTAGGACTAGATGCTGTGAAATGTTGTCCTGATCTGGACTCAAGTATAGCTGCCCTGAAAGGAGAGACACATGGTAATGTTCTTCCCCACGCTTGGTTCTCCTCAGCTGTTCTGTCACCTGTACCTTAGCTGCCATCAGACTGTTCTTGATCGAGGCTCTAATGACTGCAAGGGGGAAGTTGTAGTGCGTGGCTCAAGCGTTTTCAGATGCTGTTTGTCTTCAATCACATTTTTGTCAAGGTTGATGTGCTTTGTTTGTGGCCTCCATGATAAGCCTGCCTATTCATGTCGTGCAGAAGCGAGAACAGAAGAAAGAGCTGGGGCAGGTAAATGGATTGGTGGACAAATCTGGGAAAAGGACCACCTCCCCCACCAGTGACGCAGACCTGTTGGACAGGTCTAGCAGCAGCATCAGGGCTAATGCGCATGCCAGGATCTTGGAAAGGAGAGCGAGCCGGCCTGGCACTCCCACATCCAATGCCAGCACCGAGACCCCCAACTCAGAGCAGAATGATGTCGATGAGGACATAATTGACGTGGATGATGACTCTGCCATTGCAGAAATGGACtgtgggcagccccagctgaagCGACCCTTTGAGCTTCTTATTGCTGCTGCCATGGAAAGGAACCCAACGCAGTTCCAGCTGCCGAATGAACTGACCTGCACCACAGCACTTCCAGGTGAGCAGGGCCTTGTCTGCTGTAGTGAAGATGTCTGCAGTTGCATCCTGCTGCcatctttcctcttttccctcctGACTCTGTGACAGTTGTGGCTCCAGTGGTGCTCGCTGGTGAAAGCAGAGGTACCTCTGGCTCTCCTCCAGCTGCCTAGCAGCAGGTGCTTTCCAAATCTGTGGGGACACTGCAACTACACATCATGTCCATCAGAACTTGTGATAGATGCTTGTTGATCTCACCTTAGACTAGATCatcaatatgaaaaaaaaatcagttgtcAAAATACTTGATTTTGATTTATGATGCAGTAATATAGTAACAAAGTAGTGACTAAATGTATAGGGTGTCACTGAAAGTACTAAGTGTGAAATATATCTGCCTTTAAAGACAGTCTCTGTCACTTAAGGCTAGATTTAGTGGTTGATAGAGGTTCCTTAAGCAGCAATCTTTGACTTTTCTGAGATGATTATATGTATCTACCAGAAGGCAAACCTCTGCTATGTGGATAACacaaagctttttaaaatttccttttcagGTACTAGTaagaggaggagaaaggaagaaaccaCAGGAAAGAATGTCAAGAAAGCACAACACGAGTTAGACCACAATGGTTTGGTTCCCTTGCCGGTGAAGGTCTGCTTCACATGCAACAGGTACTTGTCCTTCCAGGGAAGCTGTTCAGTGTGGCTTCAGCCTTCACAGGAGCAAAGTTCTTGCTTAAAAAAGTAGATTACCTGtttccttttccattctccTACATCACTTACTTACAGTCCTCTAAACAACTGGGAGAATATTCATCTTTGCTAAATAACAGGTGTTCACCACAGCAAGTGTAGGTCCAGCTGTAAAGGGCTCTGAAATGTAGCCTGAAGATTGACAAGATTGAGCCATCTTGTCTTCAGTGTTTTTCTGCAAAGAAATATTCTGAAGTAATGGTGGTTTAGTAAATGGTGATGTTTGTTTATGGTTTGTGAAGGAAGTGTGTAAGGAGGTGACCTTTAGGAAATAGAAATGTACTGAGAGATTTATAAGCCCAAGGCAAATAGGAATATTGTGCTGAAATTGTAAATCTGAAAACCAGTACAAAATACTGATGGGTTTTGTAACACTGCATAAAAAAATGCATAGATCAATCCCAATTGAAAATGTCAGTGAAAATGAAACCTTTATTTCAGAAACCCAGTCAGAGTGAATTTCTCAAAGTGGAATGGAGATTCAGGTGGGCTTTTGTGGAGAACAACTGATGACTTTGTCATAGAGCAAAGGCTTTGTTAAAGCCTGGGGATTCAGGTGTAGTTGTTTTTCTGGTATTTGAGACTTGTTCTGAGAACATCTTGTTGATGTACATGTCCCAGCATCACACATAATTCCTCTAAGGAAACTTGAAATTACCTAAATCTGAGATTTCCTTTTGATCTCTGAATTTTCCTTCAAATAAAGGCTTTTGCCTCGAGTGGATCTTAAAGAATCAAGTTACAAATCAGAAATCCTACTTTTTGTTGCAAACAACAGTGTAGAAGataaactgaagtggtcagccAAGCTTGCCCAAATGTTCTATTTATACTCTGTACAGGGAATAAGATTTGGCTCTCTCTtctcaggagctgcagagtgGCACCTCTAATCCAGTGTGATTATTGCCCACTCCTGTTCCACATGGATTGTCTGGAGCCACCGCTTACTGCCATGCCTCTGGGTAGATGGATGTGCCCAAATCACATAGAACACGTGGTGGTAAGCAGGACTATGATTGCAGTATGGTAACCGGATGCTGGAGTGGAACCTGGCAGGTCCATTAAAGGACAAAGCACAACAAATGTAAAACAGCTTCTGAGCTCTTATTGCTCCCTGTAACGCTTGTAAAGCTCCTGCTGCAAGCAACGCACTCTCCAAAGGAATGTGATGCTGCTCTCTGCAATAAGATATAAAGATGGGGGAACTCCTTCCTGTAACTGAAGCTGACAGCTCAGATTGTGGCTCACTGACAGCATGTCTAGTTTTTGACTGGACTCTTTAAGATCTAGATGAGCTTCCAGAACTGGGATACAAAGCAGCACAGTGCTACAAATAGGGGAAGTAATTCTTTGCATGCTTAACCCAAAAAAGTTTCATTCCAAGAGGGAGTTTTCATTTTTGGAAAAGCAGTGTACTTGAGACTTAAATACTCAGGAAACAGGGGGCTGAAACAAAGAGCTTTTTCCCAGACAAACTGCTTCTGAGAGCATTGATACTTCTTAGTCGGCCTCTAAATGCTTTTGTATTCATCTCCAGCAATGTGCCCTTTAACAGAAATGGTTAGTGCTGCAGGAAACAAATAGTCTAAAGCTGAGCTGATGCTGTACTGCCAGTGCTACGAGGCATTATGAAAGTCTTAGGGTGCCTTAGAGTGACCTGCAGATCCCTAACTCCTGTGGCATTATCTGATCACCCAGCTGAACCAGAAGAACTTGACCCTGAGTAATCGGTGCCGAGTATTTGACCGGTTCCAGGACACCATATCTCAGCATGTTGTCAAAGTGGATTTCTTAAACCGAATCCATAAGAAACACCCTCCGAATCGCAGAGTTCTTCAGTCAGTGAAGAGGAAAGGTCTGAAGGTATGTGTAACAAGTAGTGGTGGGTGAAAACCCCTGTGTATGTGTTTTAGTTTGGAAGGGAAACCAGTATAATCCTTGGGGCAGGAGGAAGAAGACAGAGTCTGAGTGATTGTGTTGGTGAGAGATCTGGGAGTCAGCACTCACTACCTGTAGGAATATGATTTCTTTCCTTCAACTATAAGGCTCAATTGGTACAAGTAAGCACTTAAATCTAGCACAAGCATAAAAAGTACAACACAAAATTTCCTGAAGGTGGCCCTACAGTCAGATTTGGGGCTCTGTTTGTTTGTAGGATGCCTGAAAACTGCCATACAGACTTCCCTTGGCTGTTTTTTCATGACTTCTCTTATGCTGTAGCCACCATGTTGTACCAAAGTCATGCCTGACCTAAGGGAATAAAACCTATTAATTTCAGCATGGCTACATCAATTTAAAGTACTCAGTCCTTGATACTTCCAATGTATCTGCAGGGTTCCTTTGGGTGAGAAAGCAGCAAATGCAAAGTTTAGTGCTGATCAAGCACTTGGTTTAACTAGTCATTCTTAAATAATTGTTCTCATGTGTGATCTTCTTTCTCCACAATgcaggttcctgatgctatAAAGTCCCAGTACCGGCTTCCACCCCCGTTACTCGCGCCTGCAGCAATCAGAGATGGCGAGCTGATCTGTAACGGGATCCCTGAGGAACCCTTGCAGAAGCACCTTTTGAACACTGAGCACTTAGCCAGCCAGACAGAACAACAGGAGGTAAATTAAGTCAAATGCTTGGACTCTGTGCGTGTAGTTGCTTTGGTACAAAGATCCCCTTCCACTTCAGTCGTGATGGAGCAGTTGTCTAGGAAACCAATCTCAAGCTCGTGTGTGAAGGTGATAGCTTGTCTTGTCTCTGACACCTTTGTGCATTAAAACTTCACTTTGACTTTCCAGGTGAGATGTAAAATTCCTCATTTGACACTTCAGGGAAGTGGTGCAATAGTCCTCTGGCCTTAAGAGTGGAGTCGAGGGCCTTCTGTCTAGACGTCATCTTTATTTCGTGGCTGAGGGGAAATACTTTGCACTTTGATTATGTAAGGCTGCTCTCTGACACGTTTATTTATAAGTTAACGTCCCTTTTCTGGGTCGCTTTTTATTGCAGATGGAATTGGGCATGTAAATCAAGGTCAAATGAGTGTTTAAATCTTGTATGAAACTTCTGGCCAGATTCCACAGTGTAAAGGCATGTTAAGTTGCTATCAGTGGAGAAATCAAGTCCTTCTTTTAGCACAGACAAGCTTCTTTTATGTGACAGGTGCACATCCACCATGGAGCCTAAAACTTAGAATAAATCTTTTGGTCTTCCTCCACTTTGTGTAAAAGGAAAGTGCTCTCCACCCCAGCTTTCTACTCCCTATACCTGAGGTAGAGCAGCATTTCCTTCCAACATGCTGTAGAGTAAGTTGGAGGGTTGTGTTTGGCTAGAAGCCCAAATTAGTGAAGGTGTGTTTGTAACCTGAGGCTGAAGACTTGCAGCATTTAACAAGTGAAGAGAAGGAGAAGTTTGGAAGTGAGGAAATGCTGCCTTCTCCCTCCTTAAATCTCAGCCCCTCTCTGTTCTACCTCCAGCATGGAGATAAACATTACATAATTTTGATTACGCTTTTATACCTCTGGACAAAATTTTCTCCTAATTGTAGATGAGCTCCAGAGCAGATGCTGTAGTTCCACACTGCATCTAAGCAGTCAGCAGCTGAATTTCCTCTAGCTGGGTGAATGATGGAGCAACTGTAGAGGTTGGAGCACTGCTGCCTCCAGAGCTAAcctgcatatttatttttttctcccttccagTGGCTCTGTAGTGTTGTTGCGCTCCAGTGCAGCATATTGAAACATTTATCTGCTAAGCAGATGACTTCACTTTGGGACTCTGAACAAACAGAGAAGGCTGATATTAAGCCTGTTATTGTGGCAGATGGCTCACTCGCCAACCCTTACCAGGCAGCTGACAAGGCACCCACACCTTCCCTCTATTCCATGTCATCCTGCACCTCAGGGATTACCACCCAGAATTCCTTGAGCTCCTCGCAATCCCAGCAGACTTTGTCACAGGAAGATGTTAACTGCAGCTCTTGTATAGATAAATCCAAGAAGGCGTCTTCTTGCGGGACTTCGAACGGGCCGACAGCCTCTGACATTAAAGTGAACGGGCCTCATTTCTATGGCGTCTCATCCGAATCCTCAGCACAGTTGACTGACTCCCAGAGGCTCACGGGCTCTGGGAACACAATACCTGTTTTGTCTCACCGGCAAACGTGGCCTCGGCCCCTCACGCCCCCGGCGAGTTGCGGACTTGTGAATCACACCATTGGAACCATTGTCAAAACAGAGAACGTAGCAGGACCTGTTTCTTGTGCACAAAGGGGATCCGCGCCGGTCACGAGTTTGCCTACGTCCATATCGAGCTCCTGTGGCAGCCTGGAGACCACCAGCACTTTGCAAAGGAAGAATGTGCAGACGCAGATCGGGCCGCCGCTGACGGCGGAGCTGCGGGCCGGGGGCTCCCCGCTCAGTGCCACCCGGGCTCTcacccctccccaggctgcaggagatggcATCTCAGCTGTTGGGTCCACAAACAGATTCTGTTCACCAGCACCACCTTCAGGTACGTGCTGAGCCACTGACCTTGGCCCCGGGGCTGAGAAAAGCTCAGGTTAAACCTCATTCGAAATCTCAAGGCTGTAGCAGTGTGCCCTCGTTTGACTGGGAATTGGGCTCTCTGTGGAGAGCCAGCAGAAGTTTCTCAGGTCTCCTCTGTCTCAGGTCTCTTTATAGGAGCCATGGGATGTATTTTTGCTGTCTGCCTATGCTTGAGTGGGGAACTCTGTCCTGACAAGCAGGATAGTAGGTCAGTTGAATTCTTGAAAGCAACAGTAGCTTTATATCACTTGGCTGCTGCCTCGCTGTttcaacagctgctgctttaaaACCCCAGTGCTGCTGTAAAACCACTGGTTTGTTTCAAATGGCCATTTGGATTGCAAGGTAGTCAGTCCTTCTCACAAGAGCAGCTCTCTGGGATCTAATCCAGAGTAACAGGCAGTGGCTGTGTCCCCTACTGCAGGTGTTGGAGTCTTCAGCTGCACAGCCTTGATGTTGGAGAAATGTGGGCTTGGGAAGGTGAATCTGCTTAGGATCTGTTGGTCTGACACAGGATAGTTACAGACTTGGATATG of Passer domesticus isolate bPasDom1 chromosome 19, bPasDom1.hap1, whole genome shotgun sequence contains these proteins:
- the PHF12 gene encoding PHD finger protein 12; amino-acid sequence: MWEKMETKTIVYDLDTSGGLMEQIQALLAPPKSEDGEKKSRRPEKEPRRSGRATNHDSCDSCKEGGDLLCCDHCPAAFHLQCCNPPLSEEMLPPGEWMCHRCTVRRKKREQKKELGQVNGLVDKSGKRTTSPTSDADLLDRSSSSIRANAHARILERRASRPGTPTSNASTETPNSEQNDVDEDIIDVDDDSAIAEMDCGQPQLKRPFELLIAAAMERNPTQFQLPNELTCTTALPGTSKRRRKEETTGKNVKKAQHELDHNGLVPLPVKVCFTCNRSCRVAPLIQCDYCPLLFHMDCLEPPLTAMPLGRWMCPNHIEHVVLNQKNLTLSNRCRVFDRFQDTISQHVVKVDFLNRIHKKHPPNRRVLQSVKRKGLKVPDAIKSQYRLPPPLLAPAAIRDGELICNGIPEEPLQKHLLNTEHLASQTEQQEWLCSVVALQCSILKHLSAKQMTSLWDSEQTEKADIKPVIVADGSLANPYQAADKAPTPSLYSMSSCTSGITTQNSLSSSQSQQTLSQEDVNCSSCIDKSKKASSCGTSNGPTASDIKVNGPHFYGVSSESSAQLTDSQRLTGSGNTIPVLSHRQTWPRPLTPPASCGLVNHTIGTIVKTENVAGPVSCAQRGSAPVTSLPTSISSSCGSLETTSTLQRKNVQTQIGPPLTAELRAGGSPLSATRALTPPQAAGDGISAVGSTNRFCSPAPPSDGKVSPSTLAIGSALTLPSSLTSNSAAMLDFTGSLKAFMDGEIEINMLDEQLIKFLALQRIHQLFPPKAQSLASSVNSHQQSPVGNHIEAQRKEVQARAVFYPLMGLGGAVNMCYRTLYIGTGADMDVCLTSYGHCNYVSGKHACIFYDENTKHYELLNYSEHGTTVDNVLYSCDFSEKMTPTPPSSIVAKVQSVIKRHKSRKQEEEAHEEAAVMNSQAQGQHRKPCNCKASSSSLIGGSGAGWEGTALLHHGSYIKLGCLQFVFSITEFATKQPKGDTALVQDMDLEEKLSLKPHQVPVLRSNSVP